One genomic window of Camelina sativa cultivar DH55 chromosome 5, Cs, whole genome shotgun sequence includes the following:
- the LOC104786917 gene encoding alpha-L-fucosidase 1, with protein sequence MKNQSKVHYNLSRTMNSLITLLFFSILSTFKISNSSPLKPHPLPILPIPSSQQLQWQLGSMAMFLHFGPNTFTDSEWGTGKANPSVFNPTHLNATQWVQIAKDSGFSRVILTAKHHDGFCLWPSEYTDYSVKSSPFRGGAGDVVAELAAAAAEAGIGLGLYLSPWDRHDPCYGKTLEYNEFYLSQMTELLTNYGEIKEVWLDGAKGEGEKDMEYFFDTWFSLIHQLQPGAVIFSDAGPDVRWIGDEAGHAGSTCWSLFNRTNAKIGDTDPLYSQEGDGFGQDWVPAECDVSIRPGWFWHALESPKPAVQLLDIYYNSVGRNCLFLLNVPPNSSGLISEQDIKVLEEFREMKKSIFSNNLARKALVNSSSIRGGQVSQFGPKNVLKEGLDKYWAPEENEKKWELYLEFKDSVSFNVLEIREPIHMGQRVASFHLETHNTVSGKWERVVRSTTIGNKRLLRFPKVESRSLKLVVDKARADPLISYLGIYMDKFSVSSGNTTKITTITRTLKEEQQLHDL encoded by the exons atgaagaaccaGAGTAAAGTCCACTATAATCTTTCAAGAACCATGAACTCTctaatcactctcctcttcttctcaatcCTCTCCACcttcaaaatctcaaattcatCTCCATTAAAACCACACCCACTTCCAATCTTACCCATCCCTTCATCCCAACAGCTCCAATGGCAACTCGGATCCATGGCCATGTTCCTCCATTTCGGACCCAACACATTCACCGACTCAGAATGGGGCACCGGAAAAGCCAACCCATCTGTTTTCAACCCGACCCATCTCAACGCAACCCAATGGGTCCAAATCGCTAAAGACTCAGGCTTTTCCCGCGTCATCCTCACAGCTAAGCACCACGACGGGTTCTGTCTCTGGCCTAGCGAATACACCGATTACTCCGTCAAATCTAGCCCCTTTAGAGGCGGAGCTGGCGACGTCGTGGCTGAACTAGCTGCTGCGGCGGCGGAAGCTGGAATTGGACTTGGTCTTTACCTTTCTCCATGGGATCGTCATGATCCGTGTTATGGCAAGACATTGGAGTATAACGAGTTTTACCTGAGTCAAATGACCGAGTTGTTAACAAA TTATGGAGAGATTAAAGAAGTTTGGTTAGATGGTGCTaagggagaaggagagaaagatatGGAATATTTCTTTGATACTTGGTTTAGTTTGATCCATCAGCTTCAGCCCGGAGCTGTTATTTTCTCTGACGCCGGTCCTGATGTCCGGTGGATCGGTGATGAAGCTGGACACGCTGGTTCCACTTGCTGGTCACTCTTTAACCGAACTAATGCCAAGATTGGTGACACTGATCCTTT GTATTCTCAGGAAGGTGATGGCTTTGGGCAAGATTGGGTACCAGCGGAATGTGATGTATCGATTCGACCTGGTTGGTTTTGGCACGCTTTGGAGTCTCCGAAACCGGCTGTTCAGCTTTTGGATATATACTACAACTCAGTTGGAAGAAACTGTCTCTTCTTGCTTAATGTGCCTCCTAATTCTTCAGGATTGATATCTGAACAAGACATTAAGGTTCTTGAGGAGTTCCGCGAGATGAAAAAGTCTATTTTCTCGAACAATCTCGCCCGTAAAGCCTTGGTTAACTCGAGCAGTATTCGTGGCGGTCAAGTTTCACAGTTTGGTCCTAAGAATGTTTTGAAAGAAGGATTAGACAAGTACTGGGCGCCAGAGGAGAATGAGAAGAAATGGGAGTTGTACTTGGAGTTTAAAGACTCAGTTAGTTTTAACGTTTTGGAAATTAGAGAACCGATACATATGGGTCAGAGAGTCGCGTCTTTCCATCTCGAGACGCATAACACTGTAAGCGGGAAGTGGGAGAGAGTTGTGAGGAGCACGACGATCGGGAACAAAAGGCTATTACGGTTTCCGAAGGTTGAGTCGCGGTCTCTAAAGCTTGTTGTGGACAAAGCGAGAGCCGACCCACTTATATCATACCTTGGAATCTACATGGACAAGTTTTCAGTTTCAAGTGGAAACACAACAAAGATAACAACAATCACAAGGACACTCAAGGAGGAGCAACAACTACATGATTTGTAA
- the LOC104786915 gene encoding probable glucuronoxylan glucuronosyltransferase IRX7 — protein MITHKQRRTEKSLCFKQYYKWILCFSLTLYFLASFFVDHDQDQDQEDKSSPPRSNPLLTNPKPKLFASRAMFESKIHDHKLGFAPQRPNIRTDVFNNLKIYVYDLPSKFNKDWLANDRCSNHLFAAEVALHKAFLSLDEEVRTKDPYEADFFFVPVYVSCNFSTINGFPAIGHARSLINEAISLISTQYPFWSRNNGSDHVFTATHDFGSCFHTMEDRAIADGVPNILRNSIVLQTFGVTYNHPCQEVENVVIPPYISPESLEKTQRNIPVNKERDIWVFFRGKMELHPKNISGRFYSKRVRTKIWRSYGGDRRFYLQRQRFAGYQSEIARSVFCLCPLGWAPWSPRLVESVALGCVPVIIADGIRLPFPSAVRWPDISLTVAERDVGKLGEILEHVAATNLSVIQRNLEDESVKRALVFNVPSREGDATWQVLEALSKRLNRSVRRSNSYS, from the exons ATGATAACGCATAAAcagagaagaacagagaaaagtCTCTGTTTCAAACAATACTACAAATGGATCCTCTGTTTCTCCCTTACTCTCTATTTTCTTGCTTCCTTTTTTGTCGACCAtgatcaagatcaagatcaagaagATAAGTCTTCTCCTCCACGATCAAACCCTCTTCTTACTAACCCTAAACCAAAGCTTTTCGCTTCTCGTGCCATGTTTGAATCCAAAATCCATGACCACAAACTTGGGTTTGCCCCTCAACGTCCCAACATAAGAACAG aTGTATTCAACAATTTGAAAATCTACGTGTATGACTTACCTTCAAAGTTCAACAAAGACTGGTTAGCCAACGACAGATGCAGCAACCACCTCTTTGCCGCGGAGGTGGCTCTCCACAAGGCGTTTCTCAGCCTCGATGAAGAAGTGCGCACGAAAGATCCTTACGAAGCCGATTTCTTCTTCGTCCCTGTCTATGTCTCTTGCAACTTCAGCACCATCAATGGCTTTCCAGCGATTGGTCACGCACGATCACTCATCAATGAAGCGATTAGCCTCATCTCGACTCAATACCCGTTTTGGAGTCGAAACAATGGCTCTGACCACGTCTTCACGGCTACACACGACTTTGGCTCTTGCTTCCACACTATG GAGGATAGAGCAATTGCTGATGGAGTaccaaatattttgagaaactcTATAGTTTTGCAAACTTTTGGTGTTACATATAACCATCCATGCCAAGAGGTAGAGAACGTTGTGATACCACCGTACATCTCACCGGAAAGTTTAGAAAAGACTCAAAGGAATATTCCGGTAAATAAAGAACGAGACATTTGGGTTTTTTTCCGGGGCAAGATGGAGCTTCATCCCAAAAACATCAGTGGTCGCTTCTATAGCAA GAGAGTAAGGACGAAGATATGGCGGAGTTACGGCGGTGACCGGAGATTTTATCTTCAACGGCAAAGATTCGCCGGTTACCAGTCAGAAATAGCAcgttctgttttttgtttgtgtccTCTAGGGTGGGCACCGTGGAGTCCAAGACTTGTTGAGTCGGTGGCTCTTGGCTGTGTTCCCGTGATTATCGCCGACGGGATCCGTTTGCCGTTTCCTTCCGCCGTGCGTTGGCCGGATATCTCGCTCACGGTGGCGGAGAGAGACGTCGGAAAGCTAGGGGAGATTTTGGAACACGTGGCGGCTACTAATTTGTCTGTCATACAGAGAAACTTGGAGGATGAGTCTGTTAAGAGGGCCCTTGTGTTTAATGTTCCTTCAAGAGAGGGAGATGCCACGTGGCAAGTTTTGGAGGCTTTGTCAAAGAGATTGAATAGGTCTGTTAGAAGGTCAAACTCTTATTCGTAA
- the LOC104786916 gene encoding uncharacterized protein LOC104786916 has translation MEATETVLCTLLAVDLTDYCYRVCSRCQRVLPSDKNGVTSSSLCQFCKSKEPKLLYRILMSIATDTSVKTVICFDRVATVLFGCSADEFFHFTKLNPLTASMVNQVFDGEMLRVTLTRPHNRNAQHMRVASIVPLRSGFQPAIVTLREIFTKNASLGSCSITNHNL, from the exons atggAAGCCACTGAAACGGTTCTTTGCACGTTGCTTGCCGTCGACCTCACTGACTATTGCTACAGAGTTTGTTCTCGCTGCCAGAGAGTCCTTCCCTCAGACAAGAATGGCGTTACCTCTTCATCACTATGCCAATTCTGCAAATCAAAAGAGCCCAAATTGCTCTACCGGATTCTC ATGTCTATAGCAACAGATACATCAGTGAAAACTGTGATCTGTTTTGATAGAGTTGCGACTGTTCTCTTTGGTTGTTCAGCTGATGAGTTCTTTCACTTCACCAAGCTCAATCCTTTAACCG CATCAATGGTGAATCAGGTCTTTGATGGAGAAATGCTAAGGGTGACATTGACTCGGCCTCACAACCGAAACGCTCAACACATGAGAGTTGCTTCTATTGTTCCTCTAAGATCAGGATTTCAGCCTGCAATTGTAACCTTGAGAGAGATTTTCACAAAGAATGCTTCTTTGGGGAGTTGCTCCATAACAAATCACAATCTCTAA